The Hevea brasiliensis isolate MT/VB/25A 57/8 chromosome 1, ASM3005281v1, whole genome shotgun sequence genome has a window encoding:
- the LOC110646953 gene encoding probable disease resistance protein At1g15890 — protein sequence MGNVFSIQCGDALIGRCWDCVAGQALYVCQLEDNLQELETARDKLRELSNDVMRMVISEETPQTVQLDRVGGWLSRVDATITEVNSLLNRATRERQKLCLAGCCSKNCKSTYMFVKSVSGSLKHVVGLMSEGEFKEVVIRAPAVQLQANLEALRTARRELWASKQDVKRKVDLEEGQQKKALQQVLLWLSMAEAMITEAKELERDGPQQVQKLLAGDISNYMFVGRVAKKLEDVIALKAKGDFKEVVERTLPEPVVVRNVNPTVGTETTLDEAWSFITGDQVGIFGIYGMGGVGKTTLLAQINNRFATISNNFDVLIWAVVSKDLKLEKIQEQIWKKIGFLGDKWEKKSLREKADDIFHALSRKKFVLLLDDIWQRVDLEEIGVPLPTRQNRSKIVFTTRSYRVGRQMEAEKMIKVKPLDWEEAWALFQKKVGDIDLDIVPLAQDVAKECRGLPIALITIGRAMASRITREEWKHALKVLRSSASSLPVMEDEVFQDMEVEVFVRLKFSYDSLSSDKVKSCFLYCSLFPEDSEIHKRELVDYWICENFGDHNESYSIICSLVGACLLEEQGEHVKMHDVIRDMALWIACKYEKEKHKFFVEAGAQLTQVSEVGTWEGSKRMSLMANSFERIHEVPRCPDLLTLFLSDNRLLREIGDGFFQFMDILNVLDLSGTCIRELPMGISKLNSLQYLNLSGTQIRQLPVELKMLVNLKYLNLDGNINLNMIPRGVISSLSSLQVLEMYNIGIFEVKKGEDNILREDNMLIEELQCLEHLNVLSSTITSVSGLQSYVNALTL from the coding sequence ATGGGTAACGTCTTTTCAATTCAATGCGGTGATGCCTTGATCGGTCGTTGCTGGGATTGCGTTGCTGGACAAGCTCTTTATGTATGTCAGCTTGAAGACAATCTTCAAGAACTTGAGACTGCAAGAGATAAATTAAGAGAGCTGAGCAATGATGTGATGCGGATGGTCATCAGTGAGGAAACTCCACAAACAGTGCAGCTGGATCGAGTTGGAGGATGGCTTTCAAGGGTAGACGCTACCATTACTGAAGTTAATTCTCTCCTCAACAGAGCTACGCGAGAAAGACAGAAATTGTGTCTCGCAGGCTGTTGCTCCAAGAACTGTAAGTCCACCTACATGTTTGTGAAAAGCGTTTCCGGAAGCCTCAAACATGTGGTTGGTTTGATGAGCGAAGGTGAATTCAAAGAAGTGGTTATCAGGGCCCCTGCTGTCCAACTTCAAGCTAATCTCGAAGCTTTAAGGACTGCAAGACGAGAATTATGGGCTTCAAAGCAGGATGTGAAGCGGAAGGTTGACTTAGAGGAAGGACAACAAAAGAAGGCGCTGCAACAAGTTCTATTGTGGCTTTCGATGGCGGAAGCGATGATAACCGAAGCAAAGGAGCTCGAAAGAGATGGTCCGCAACAAGTTCAGAAATTGCTAGCTGGAGATATTTCCAATTACATGTTCGTGGGAAGGGTCGCCAAAAAATTAGAAGATGTGATTGCGTTAAAAGCCAAAGGAGATTTTAAGGAAGTGGTTGAGAGGACACTTCCAGAACCAGTGGTAGTAAGAAATGTTAATCCAACAGTGGGCACTGAAACTACCTTAGACGAGGCATGGAGCTTCATCACGGGAGATCAGGTGGGAATTTTTGGCATATACGGTATGGGGGGAGTCGGTAAAACTACTCTCCTTGCTCAAATCAACAATAGATTTGCCACTATATCTAATAATTTTGATGTTTTGATTTGGGCTGTGGTTTCTAAGGATTTGAAACTTGAGAAGATTCAAGAGCAGATTTGGAAAAAAATTGGCTTTTTGGGTGacaaatgggaaaagaaaagccTCCGTGAGAAAGCAGATGACATATTCCATGCATTGAGTAGAAAGAAATTTGTATTATTGTTAGATGACATATGGCAACGAGTTGACCTTGAAGAAATTGGGGTTCCTCTCCCTACAAGACAAAACAGATCCAAGATAGTATTCACAACACGCTCTTACAGAGTAGGCAGGCAAATGGAAGCTGAAAAGATGATAAAAGTGAAACCTTTGGATTGGGAAGAAGCTTGGGCATTGTTTCAGAAGAAGGTTGGGGATATTGATCTTGATATTGTTCCTCTGGCTCAAGATGTTGCTAAAGAGTGTAGAGGATTGCCAATCGCTCTCATTACCATTGGTAGAGCCATGGCCAGTAGAATTACAAGGGAAGAATGGAAGCATGCTCTTAAGGTACTAAGAAGTTCTGCCTCAAGCTTACCAGTCATGGAGGATGAGGTATTTCAAGATATGGAGGTTGAGGTATTTGTACGATTGAAATTTAGTTATGATAGTCTGAGTAGTGATAAAGTTAAATCTTGTTTCTTATATTGTTCGTTATTTCCGGAAGACTCTGAAATTCACAAACGTGAATTGGTAGATTATTGGATTTGTGAGAATTTTGGTGATCACAATGAGTCATATTCTATAATATGTTCACTTGTTGGGGCATGTTTATTGGAAGAGCAAGGCGAACATGTGAAAATGCATGATGTGATTCGTGACATGGCTCTGTGGATAGCATGtaaatatgaaaaagaaaagcacaaGTTTTTTGTGGAAGCGGGTGCCCAATTAACTCAAGTATCAGAGGTTGGAACATGGGAAGGATCAAAACGGATGTCCCTGATGGCAAACTCCTTTGAAAGAATCCATGAAGTTCCTAGATGTCCTGATCTCTTGACTTTATTTCTCAGTGATAATCGTCTTTTAAGGGAGATCGGTGATGGTTTCTTTCAATTTATGGATATACTAAATGTTCTGGACCTCTCAGGCACTTGTATAAGGGAATTGCCGATGGGAATATCAAAATTGAACTCATTGCAATATCTTAATCTGTCAGGGACGCAGATAAGGCAATTGCCAGTTGAGTTGAAAATGTTGGTAAATCTGAAATATCTGAACTTGGATGGTAACATCAATCTAAATATGATTCCAAGGGGAGTCATATCTAGTTTATCATCATTGCAAGTTTTGGAAATGTACAACATTGGTATTTTTGAGGTCAAAAAAGGGGAAGATAATATATTGAGGGAAGATAATATGCTAATAGAGGAGCTACAATGTTTGGAACACTTGAATGTATTAAGCAGCACAATAACAAGTGTCTCAGGTCTCCAGAGTTATGTCAACGCCCTCACAttatga